The Verrucomicrobiaceae bacterium genome window below encodes:
- a CDS encoding sodium:calcium symporter, giving the protein MSQKKEAWGSRLGVIMAVAGSAVGLGNFLRFPGLAAQYGGGAFMLAYAISFLIIGLPIGWAEWAMGRYAGSRGFNSCPGAFAAILQRPWAKYVGIIGVIIPVVIYMYYVFIESWCLGYAVKFWTGQVNLHNADETVAMFKSMSGQAADGAALAFSWDSALPWLIVVFVFNFYLIYRGLSGGIEKMCNYGMPLLIVLALVILARVMTLGAPDATKPHDNVYNGLGYMWNPSKVQVVATATNSEIKPRDVVGEKAIAEAEKEVAASNGTLALHTISPWKQLRNPALWLAAAGQIFFSLSVGFGVIIVYASYLTKKDDVVLSGLTASSANEFCEVALGGLITVPAAVTFLGLASVAGQGTFGLGFTVLPLVFAKMPLGAFFGGAFFFMLFLAAITSSISMLQPGIAFLEEALHVGRKVSVALLGLITTFGTGLVVYFTSGLKVLDTLDFWIGTLLIFVLATVQIIVFGWHWGLDRGFAELHAGASIRVPSFFRVVIKWICPAFLLCIFVMWLLKEIFGFDLETFKIGTVSSYVTDLSTSQPAQLSVAMAAVVFIFFALITARSRAYQRAEQGLNKSED; this is encoded by the coding sequence CAAAAGAAAGAAGCCTGGGGATCACGTCTCGGAGTCATCATGGCCGTCGCAGGAAGTGCGGTGGGGTTGGGTAATTTTTTGCGCTTTCCAGGCCTAGCAGCGCAGTACGGCGGCGGGGCCTTCATGCTGGCCTATGCGATTTCATTCCTGATCATCGGCCTACCGATCGGCTGGGCAGAGTGGGCGATGGGGCGCTATGCCGGCAGCAGGGGCTTCAATTCATGTCCAGGTGCCTTTGCGGCCATTTTGCAGCGCCCGTGGGCGAAATACGTCGGCATCATCGGCGTGATCATCCCCGTGGTGATCTACATGTACTACGTCTTCATCGAGTCCTGGTGCCTGGGCTATGCCGTGAAGTTCTGGACCGGCCAGGTGAACCTACACAATGCAGATGAGACAGTGGCGATGTTCAAGTCGATGAGCGGGCAAGCAGCGGATGGTGCCGCATTGGCCTTTTCCTGGGATTCGGCGCTACCATGGCTCATCGTGGTCTTTGTGTTTAATTTTTACCTCATCTACCGTGGATTGAGCGGTGGGATCGAGAAGATGTGCAATTACGGCATGCCATTGCTCATCGTGCTGGCCTTGGTGATCCTCGCACGCGTCATGACGCTGGGTGCACCAGATGCCACAAAGCCGCACGACAACGTCTATAACGGTCTGGGCTACATGTGGAACCCCAGTAAAGTGCAGGTCGTAGCAACTGCCACCAACAGCGAGATAAAGCCACGCGACGTCGTCGGTGAGAAGGCCATCGCAGAGGCAGAAAAGGAAGTCGCAGCGAGTAATGGCACGCTGGCGCTGCACACGATCTCTCCATGGAAGCAATTGAGGAACCCCGCCCTCTGGCTAGCCGCTGCGGGGCAGATTTTCTTCAGCCTGTCCGTGGGATTTGGCGTCATCATCGTGTACGCCAGCTATCTGACGAAAAAGGATGATGTCGTGCTCAGTGGACTCACCGCGAGCAGCGCAAACGAGTTCTGCGAAGTGGCGCTGGGTGGGCTAATCACCGTCCCCGCAGCCGTCACCTTCCTGGGGCTGGCCTCCGTGGCCGGGCAAGGCACATTCGGTCTAGGATTCACCGTCCTGCCGCTCGTATTCGCGAAAATGCCGCTGGGCGCATTCTTCGGCGGTGCGTTCTTCTTCATGCTATTCCTGGCAGCCATCACGAGCTCGATTTCCATGCTTCAGCCGGGGATCGCATTCTTAGAGGAGGCTCTCCATGTCGGGCGGAAGGTGTCCGTGGCGCTGCTGGGGCTGATCACGACATTTGGCACAGGTTTGGTCGTGTACTTCACATCGGGTCTGAAGGTGCTCGATACGCTGGACTTCTGGATCGGCACACTACTGATCTTTGTCCTAGCGACCGTGCAGATCATTGTATTTGGCTGGCATTGGGGCTTGGATCGTGGCTTTGCAGAGCTACATGCGGGGGCATCCATCCGTGTGCCGTCCTTTTTCCGCGTGGTGATCAAGTGGATCTGCCCGGCCTTCCTGCTTTGCATCTTTGTCATGTGGCTGCTGAAGGAGATTTTTGGCTTTGATCTGGAGACATTCAAAATCGGCACCGTGTCCTCCTATGTCACCGATCTATCGACCAGCCAGCCCGCGCAGCTCAGTGTGGCGATGGCGGCTGTGGTCTTCATTTTCTTTGCACTCATCACCGCTCGCAGCCGGGCCTATCAACGCGCCGAACAAGGGCTAAACAAATCCGAAGACTAA